The following coding sequences lie in one Cannabis sativa cultivar Pink pepper isolate KNU-18-1 chromosome 5, ASM2916894v1, whole genome shotgun sequence genomic window:
- the LOC115715832 gene encoding heavy metal-associated isoprenylated plant protein 30: MATSVLEKTFGPIISSLAYCFYLFRDTNSVHYKSVGHHPHTHHQHHHHHNKMPKKGRPLSLQTVDLKVRMCCTGCERVVKSAILKLRGIDSVEVNLELERVTVVGYVDRNKVLKAVRRAGKRAEFWPYPDPPLYFTSTSDYFRDTTNEFKESYNYYKHGYNIGDKHGRIPVTQRGDDKVSNMFNDDNVNACSLM; the protein is encoded by the exons ATGGCAACATCGGTACTAGAAAAAACCTTTGGTCCTATCATATCTTCACTTGCTTATTGCTTCTATCTCTTTCGAGATACCAATAGTGTTCACTACAAAAGCGTCGGCCATCACCCCCACACCCACCACCAACACCATCACCACCACAACAAAATGCCCAAGAAGGGTCGTCCTCTTTCTTTGCAG ACTGTGGATCTTAAAGTGAGAATGTGTTGCACCGGCTGTGAACGTGTAGTCAAAAGTGCCATTCTTAAACTTAGag ggATTGACTCGGTAGAGGTAAACCTAGAGCTTGAGAGGGTGACAGTGGTGGGATATGTTGACCGGAACAAGGTGTTAAAGGCGGTGAGGAGGGCGGGGAAGAGGGCGGAGTTCTGGCCTTACCCCGATCCACCGCTCTACTTCACTTCCACAAGTGATTATTTCAGAGACACCACAAATGAGTTCAAGGAAAGCTATAACTACTACAAGCATGGCTACAACATTGGCGACAAACATGGTCGAATTCCTGTCACTCAGAGGGGAGACGACAAGGTCAGCAACATGTTCAACGACGACAACGTTAATGCTTGTTCTCTCATGTAA